CAAGCTGGCCGGAAAGATTGTGCTGTTCGGAGCGATGCGTCCGACGCCCGATATCACCGAGCCGCTGTTCAAGCGCTACACGGACGCAGAGCTGAAGGAGATGGAGACGTATGAAGCGGGCGGCGGAGCCTCTGCTCCGGGGTCGCCTGCACTGATGCGGCGCCTCGCCGAACGGGCGAAGATGAATGCGTTGCGCAAGGCGGCACTGAAGCTGATGTCGGATGAGGGCGTGCTGGCGATTCTGACGCCAAGCCGCGATGGTGGCAGCGGCGGTGGAACCGGCATCATCTTCGACGACAATGGAGCCGATCTCGCTCGCGATGCGCAGAAGAAGGAGAACGCCGTCACCATTCCCAACGCGGTGATGATGATCGAGCACTACAACCGGCTCGCCCGGATGTGCGAGGCGCACGTTCCGGTGACGGTCGAGGTGAACATCGAAGCGAAGTTTACCGGCGACCATGAGCACGGCTTCAATACCGTGGCCGAGATTCCGGGTACCGATCCGAAGCTGAAAAACGAAGTGGTGATGGTGGGCGGACATCTCGATAGCTGGATCTCCGGGACTGGCGCGACGGACAACGGTGCGGGCTCGATCGTGGCGATGGAGGCGGTGCGAATTCTGAAGGCGCTGGACATCAAGCCGAAGCGGACGATCCGGATCGCTTTGTGGTCAGGCGAAGAGCAGGGGCTATTTGGCTCGGCTGGCTATGTGAAGCAGCACTTTGGCACCTTCGCGGAGCCGAAAGAGAAGGAACCGGAAAGCGTGCCGAGCTTCATGCGGCAGAAGGGTGCGTTGACGACGACCAAGGAGTGGGAGACGCTGGATGCCTACTACAACCTGGACAACGGGACGGGTAAGGTTCGCGGTGTTTACACGCAGGAGAACTACGCTATCGGGCCGATCTTCAAGCAGTGGATTGCTCCGCTGGCCGACCTGGGCGTAACGACGATCAGCTATCGCAACACTGGCGGAACAGACCATCTTTCGTATGACGCAGTCGGTCTGCCGGGCTTCCAGTTCATTCAGGACGAGATGGACTACGAGACGCGGACGCACCACTCGGACATGGACACGTATGACCGGCTGCATCCGCTCGATCTCGAGCAGGCAGCGGTGGTGGAGGCGATCTTCCTCTACAACACGAGCGAGCGCGAGGCCATGATGCCGCGGAAGCCGTTCCCGCATCCAGAGCTGGAGAAGGGCGCGAAGGCACCGATTCCGGGGATCTATCCGAACGCTGTCGAGCCGAAGTGATTTTTCTTCGTTGCAGAAGACGGCGAGGCCCCAGGGTCTCGCCGTTTTGCTTTTTTAGAGCCAGGCGGTGAGGAAACGTCCGCCGGAGCCGCGGAGTTGCAGTTGGTCGCGGCGGTTCTGGAAGTAGCGCTCGTTGATTTCGACGGAACCGATGTCTTCGATGGCGCGGAACTCTTCGAGTTCATAGGCCACTTCAGGCGGCGTGAACCAGAGTTGGAACGGTTCGCCGGCAAGTGCGACGCGGGAGGCAAGGGAATCGTGTGCGAGCTGTTCGTGCGGAGGCAATACGCGCCGTGGCTGCGCGTAATCGAAGACTACGCCTGAACCGGCGGGGCTCTGGGCGATAAAGCCGATGGTAGCGCGAAAGGCCTCGAGGGTCAGATACGGGATGACGCCGAGCCAGGCAAAGAAGGTCTTTTGGCGAGGATCGAAGCCGGCGGCCTGCAGCTTCTTAAGCGCGGTCTCGTGTTCGAAGTCGACAGGAATGAAACAAAGGCGTGGAGGCGCAGCAAGGCCGGATTCGGCGAGCAGATTCTGCTTCCATGCCTGGGTTGCGGGATGATCGACCTCGAAGACTTGGAGTTTCGGGTAGGGGTTACGGTGGGCGAAGGTGTCGAGGCCCGCGCCAAGCAGGACGTATTGCGTTGCGCCTGCAGCGACGGCTTGCGCCAGCTGGTCTTCGGCGTACCGGCTGCGAGCAACGAGGTGGGCCCGCAAGGCGATAGAAAAAGGACGCTGTTTCTGGCCCGGTGCCGGGTCTGGTGTGCGGCGGAGTTCGACCTGGCCTTCAGCACCGAGAATTCGAATCGCGAAGGGGTCGTCGAAGACGATGGGCGTGTCGTAGATCTGGTGTGCGGCCCGACGCAAAGCGACGCGCATGGCGGTGCGGGATGGGACGGCTTCCTGCATGAGACAAGACTACTTGAGCGTGATCATGGCTGGGATGCGGGTCGTGTTCAAACCGCTCTGGCAGTCAGCGACTGGTCCTGGGCCCAATCGTCGAGCCGGTTCACGAGGGGTACTAGTTCCGCTGCGGGAACAGGACGGCTGAGGTAGTAACCTTGCGCGGTGTCGCAGCCTTCGAGTCCGAGGAAGTGGAACTCTTCGGCGGTCTCGACGCCCTCCGCGACGACGGCCATGGAGAGGCCGTGGGCCATGGCGACCATGGCGCGGACGACGGCGAGGCTGGTCTCCTCCTGCATGCACTTCATCACGAAGGAGCGGTCGATCTTGATGCGGTCGATGGAGAAGCGGGTGATGTAGGAGAGGCTGGAGAAGCCGACGCCGAAGTCGTCGATGGCAAGCCGGATACCCATTCCGCGCATCTCGATGAGCGAGTTCTGGGTGGATGCGGAGTCATTCATCAGAATGCTTTCGGTGATCTCGAGCTCGATCGTTTCGGGATCGCGACCGGACTCATCGAGGCAGCGGCTCACCATATCGGGCAGGCCGAACTGCTGAATCTGGCGCGGAGAGAGATTAACGGCAAGTAGGAAGCGGCGGCCAAGCTGGGCCTCGAGCAGGCCGATCTCATGGCAGGCCCGGCGGAGGACCCACTCGCCGATGGAGACGATGAGGCCAGACTCCTCGGCGACGGGAATGAAGTCTGTGGGCATGACCAAGCCCAGCTCCTGGCTGCGCCAGCGAAGGAGGGCCTCGAAGCCGGTGAGTTCGCGGGTCTTGAAATCGACCAGGGGCTGATAGTGGATCTCGAACTCGTTCGCGGCGAGGGCGCGCTCAAGACCGCTGCGCAGGCGCTGATAGACCTTCGTCGCCTTGTCCATGTCGTCGCTGTAGACCTGGAAGCAGTTCCGGCCTCTCGCCTTGGCGTGGTACATGGCGGTGTCGGCCATCTTCATCAGGGAGTCGGCTTCGAGGGCGTCGCCGAATGCGATACAGACCCCGACGCTGGCAGAAAGAGGAACCTCGCGGTTGCCGACGCGAAAAGGCGCGGAGAGCGCGGAGACGATCTTGGCGGCGACAAGCTCTACTTCCTTGGGATCGTTGAGGTCCGTGATGAGCACGATGAACTCGTCGCCGCTGATGCGTGCCACCGTGTCGCTGCCGCGGACGGACTGGCAGATGCGGCGCGCGGAGACCTTCAGCGCCTGATCCCCCGAGTGGTGTCCCAGCGAATCGTTGATCTGCTTGAAGCGGTCCAGGTCGAGCATAAGCAGGCCAATGCCTGTCTGGGAGCGTTTGGCGCGCTCGATGGCGATGGACAGCCGGTCGCGGAGGAGGCTGCGGGTGGGCAGGCCGGTGAGAGAGTCGTGCTCTGCCTGGTGGCGGAACTTCTCCTCGCTGTCCTGGATGAGGCCCTTCTGACGCCTCAGCTTGCCGGAAAGGACGATGACCCAGCCAAGAACGATCAGGGTAGCGGTCAGGGCTGCTGTCAGCACAATTACTGTATGGGTCGGCGTCCACCATGACGGAGCCTTCAACAGCAGCACGTCCCTTGGCGATCGCATGAAGATGCGGAATGATTTCCGAGAGGCTGGGCCTCCATAGCGGGCGCTGCGCTGATCGTCGATCTGGATGGAACAGATGCCGGTTACGCGGAGGAGGCTGCCGATTCGCAGTGCTTTGGAGGCAGCGCCGTCCATGCCTTTGGGAAGGATCGCCTCAAAGACGAAGCCGTCGGAGGACAGGATCAGCGTGGTGTCGGATGCGGCGGGATTGCGACCGATCAGCTCCGCCTCGATCTCGACCAACTCCGAGCCGAACGATCCTAGCAGAGCACTTTGCGCATTCACCTTTGACGGCATGGCGAGCTTGGAACTCTCTGCCGGTATCGAGGGTGCCTCACGGTAAGCCGCTTCGGTAAGCGATGGCACACTGCCGGAGGTCTCGACGTACCCGACTACATCCGCAACGTCTCCCAGAGCAATGGATTTTGTATCCGTGATCTGAGCGCAGACTCCATGGGTGGCGTCCTGGAGGCAGAGCAGGCTCCCAGGCCACATCAGAGTCACTCGCCCTCGCACGTGGGCGCGTTTTGGAAGTGAGGAGATTGGAGAGTAGCGCGCGAGATCTTCGATGGAACTCAGAGGGGCGCTGAATGGGTCGGCGGGCCCCGCTTCGAGGACCTCGATTCTTGAAGTATCCGGCGTGAGAAGACGAACGCCAATCATTTGCCGATTGCCATTGAAGATAGGCGCAGCGTTTCCACGGGCCTTAACTTGCGAATCTATCAGCATCCTGTAATCGCGGCCCGGTTCGCGGGGCAGTGTGACTGGGAGCAGGCCATCCCTCATCGCCAACTGGAGCACGATATTGAACTCAGTCTCGAAGACCGAACGGATCACGCCTTCAGCCTCGACCCACTGGCCGTCCTCTTTTCCGCTAAGCAGCCGTGTGTAGCTCACTGCGGGAGCTTCCGAGGGAAGAGGTACCCTGCCAAGTACCTTAACGCCGGGGTTGGCGATGATGGGCGCGTAGTCACCTAGACCGCTCCTCCCCGTTACTTCGACCAACGTTCCCGGAGAGATAGACTTGGTCCCCTTCGGGAGATCGACGAAGATACTTCCGCTGGCGTCATGGAGGAAGAGGAAGGATCGCCGGGGATCGACGTGCTCGTCTGAGTAAGTCACCACTCCGCGCAACCTGATTGGGTGGCCCAGGGCCGCTTCGGTGGTCGTCAGATCGTGGGCCTCCCTTGCCGTAGTGATCGGCCGGAGGGCATAGGAACGGGGTGGGGCCGGAGTTGGCTTCTCGCGGGCCCATGAGGTTTGCGGCAGGAGACTCACCGCGCAAACGAAGGGGGTAAGCAGGATCAGGCTATGGTCGAGCCCTCGGTTTCGTCGCCTGCTCATCTGCTCATCCGCTCCATTTCCATATCTCCCCAGAACGCGAATCGCCCTGGGCATCAGTGAAGCCATCGTTCGAGCGACACGGATCAAGAACCCAGCGAGGCTAAAGCGTCCTATCGGCAAAAAAAACGCTTTGTTCAGCTTGAAGCGTTCTTGCGCCGACGTGCGACTGACAGACCCGATGAAGAATGGGAGAATTTGAGGGGGGAGTGGGATGAAACAGGAGGAGAGCTTACGAGCTGGCGCTCGATCTCTAGGATACGATCCCCAGTAGATCACCGCTCTGACTTGCCGCAAATGTACACCCCGACCCGGGGTTCCACAAGAGGGAATTCCAGCAGATTAGTTCTGGTGCATCTATCGCACGGAGGCCCTGGTGGAATCTCCGGTCAGGGATACCGTAGCCGACGGAGTGATCCAGCTCAACGTCTGCGCCAGATAAGCCTTCATCTCTTTGCGGGTTACGATGGCGTCGAGGAAGCCGTGCTCTAGCAGAAATTCCGAGCGCTGAAAGCCTTCAGGCAGCTTCTGGCGAATTGTCTGTTCAATGACGCGAGGGCCAGCGAATCCGATCAGCGCCCCAGGCTCAGCGATGTTCAGGTCGCCAAGCATGGCAAAGCTAGCGGTGACGCCTCCCGTGGTCGGGTCGGTCATCACCGAGATGTAGGGAATCTTTGCATCGTCTAATCGCGCCAGGGCGGAGGAGATTTTAGCCAGTTGCATCAGGCTGGCAATGCCCTCCATCATGCGGGCTCCGCCGGATGCGGCGACGATGATCAGGGGATGTCCTGTGGCCAGCGAGCGGTCGATCGCCCGGGTGATGGTCTCGCCCACGACAGCGCCCATGCTGCCGCCGATGAAGGCGTACTCCATGACGCTCAGCACGACAGGATGCGGGCCAAGGTTGCCGATGGCGTTGACGATCGCGTCGTTGAGCCCGGTCTTCTTCTGGGCTTCGAGGAGGCGGCGTTTGTAGGGTTTGAGGTCGGTGAACTGGAGAGGGTCCGTTGACTTCAGTTCCAGGTCGACAAGCTGGTAGCCGGGTTCGAGCAGGTTCTCGACGCGGCTGCGGGCGTCGAAGCGGAAGTGGTAACCGCACTTGGTGCAGACCTGCAGATTGTCGGCAAGCTCCTGTTTGAAGAGGATCGCGCCGCAGTTACCGCACTTGGTCCACAGACCTTCGGTGCGGACGGTCTTCTCGGCGTCGTTGACTATCTGGTGATCTTCGCGCTTGAACCAGCTCATCTGCGGTGATGCCCCTTTTGAGTGCCTTGGTTATTGTACTAAGAAGCATGGAGGGGAGGTTGCGGCAGTGTGGTCGCGGAGACGAGCAGAGCTGTAGTGGCCGCTTATTGAGTTCTCAAAAGAGCGTGCATAAAGCCACGTCCTGGGAACATCTGAGCAAGCACTGAGCGCGTCAATCGCGGATTCGAAGGGTGTCGATGAGAGCCGCAAGAGCGGCGGGTTGGTTTCGGCGGCTCGGGTAGTAGAGAAAGTATCCCGGAAACGATGGGCACCAATCCTTCAAGATCGGAACGAGGCGTCGCTTTGCGATCAACTTGGCAAGAGTATCTTCGATCGAAGTTCCAATTCCGACGCCGTCAAGAACAGCTCTTATAACCAGGTCAGGATCATCGAAGGAAGCGGGTCCCTGGGGGCTTACGGTGAGAACCTTCCGGCCCTTTTCGAACTCCCATCGATAGAGGCCGTTGCTGAAGCGAAAACCGATGCAGGCGTGGTCTCTCAGGTCCTGTGGGTGTTTCGGGATGGGGTTCGATTCGAAGTATTCCGGAGAGCCAACGACGGCGAGACGCATCTCTCTGGTTACTCGGACGGCGATCATATCGCGTTGAATGAACTCGCCGAGTTGAACGCCCGCGTCATACCCTCCGGCTACGAGATCGACGGGATCGTTGGAAGAGGTAATCTCAAGAATGATCTCGGGGTAGGTGCGAGCGAACTGCGCGAGCTTCGGGAGAATCACCATCTGAGTCGCTGTGCGGGGGGCGATGATCCGTATCCGGCCGGATGGGGAGTTCTTTTGCTTCAGGGTGTCGGAGAGCGCCCGGTCGATTCTCTCTAACGCGGGAGCGAGTTCCTGAAGAAGGGCGGTGCCCGCGGTTGTGGGAGCGACACTTCGCGTGGTTCGGGCGAGAAGCTGAAGGCCGAGCCGTTTCTCCAGGCCTCGCATGGAGTGACTTAAAGCGGATTGCGAGATGCCGAGGCGAGCGGCGGCGCGGGTGAAATTGCGTTCCTCTGCGACCGTGGCGAAGGCGGAGAGCTCTGCCAAATTATTCCTGATCATCCATGAATATTACTCATGAAGCTTTGCATATTGAAACCCACTCTGCTCATGAATGAGTGACATCCTATATCTCGTGCGGCGATAGCGATCTCCGCGCAGATGAGGAGACTCGATATGAATATTTCGTTTGAGGGGAAGGTCGCTCTGGTAACAGGCGCAGCGTCAGGACTTGGGCTGGCAACCGCAAAAGCATTTGCTGAGGCCGGAGCCTCGGTTGTGCTGGCTGACTGGAACGAGAAGGAAGTGGGGTCGGCAGCGAAGCAGCTTGTCGATGGCGGCTACAAGGCGATTGCCGTGACGTGCGATGTCTCCGACGATGCGCAAGTGGAGGCGATGGTGAAGAAGACGGTCGCGGAGTTTGGGCGGCTGGATGCGGCCTATAACAATGCGGGCATTCAGAATGTGCTGGCTGAGACAGCCGATTCCCCGCGCGACGACTACGACCGGGTGATGAGTATCAATCTTCGCGGCGTGTGGAGCTGCATGAAGTTCGAGCTGCAGGTGATGCGAGAACAAGGCAGTGGAGCGATTGTGAACTGCTCTTCGCTGGGCGGGTTGGTGGGCGGCAATCAGCGAGGTACGTATCACGCAGCGAAGCATGGGGTGATCGGCTTTACCAAGAGTGCGGCGCTTGAGTATGCGACGCGCGGCATTCGCGTGAACGATGTTTGTCCAGGCATGATCCGTACACCGATGAGCGACAAGATGGAAGCCGAAGGCCAGGGCGAGCTCCTGAAGGCGATGCTTGAGAACTACGTTCCGATGAAGCGAGAAGGTCGCCCCGAGGAGATCGCGAATACGGTTCTCTTCTTATGCAGTGATGCGGCAAGCTACATTACGGGACAGTCGATCTCAGTCGATGGCGGATTCGTGATGCGTTAGTGGGAAGTGATTCGCGGATGACCGAGGCGGATGAGCGGTTAGGCGCGGGACTTGACTTCGGGGTAGCGTGCGTAGATGCGATGCTGGTCCTCTGAACTCAACTGCGAGAGGCGAACGGGCTTGTCCTGGCGACGTGTCCCCTTCTGGTTGAGAACGTTCATCAGGCTCCACTCGCGCTGTAGGCCTACGGGCTCCGTGGCAGGAAGGTCGTAGCGGGTGAAGTCGATGGCCAAGGGTTGGCTGTTCGTCGTCCAGTCATGCAGCAGGCCGAGGCGGAAGTCGCGGTTCATGAACCACTCGATCTCTAGGTTCTTCTCGGAGCCGGGAGCGCCGGTGCCCTTCATGTCGAAGCGATAGTTGAGCGCTGCGTTGCTGGCGTTGTGCTTGCGCCAATCCAGGCCAAATGCGCCCTCGGTGATGACCTGCGTGTCGGGCCAGCGGTCGTGCAAGGCCTGCAGCCACCACGTAAGGTCTTCGTCGTGGCCGACCGAGACCTCCCATATTCCTGTGACCCAGCCGAAACCGTTAAGGGCGTGGCCGCGGTCGAAGTGCGCGGCGGTGGTCTCGATCATCTCCCTGCGGCCAACTTCCTTGCCGAGATTGCCGACGGCCTCGATGGGGCCAACGCCGAGACGGCTGTTGAAGCCGCCTTCAAAGCCTTCTCGGCGAGCCGAGAGGAAGTCGCAGGTCCAGCCGTCGAGGCAGACAGAATCGATGAAGTCAGCTTTACCCTGGGCGGGCTTCAGGTAGTGCTCGCGGCTGGGGTAGTAGGGGTAGCATATGCCGCCGTCACCGTCGCCGTGGTCGATGCCATGTTGGCTCCAGATCTGGCCCTGGCAGACGTGGATGCCTTCGTCTTCTGCGAGGTGGCGCTGATTTTCCGCGTCCATGAAGCCGGCGACGAGGCACTCCGGGCGGTACTTGCCGCCAACCATCTCGGAGATCATATTGAGCGACTTGTGGATGGTCTGGCGATTGTTTTCCCGGGTGTCGTACATGGGGGCGAAGTAGCCGCCGGGGATGAAGGTGATCTCGTCGCCGTACTTGTCGTGGTAGGAGGCGAGCAGGCGTCTGCCCTCCTGGTACTCCTTGCGCTGGTCGATGAGGGCAAGCCAGCTTATGGCCCAGGTCATCTTTCCGTTGGGGCAGCCGCGGGCGAAGGCTTCACGGCGGGAGCGGAGGCGGGCTGGGCTGTTGTCGGGCGATTCATCCTGCCCGATAGAACGGGCGGGAGTTACTTCAATCTGGTTTACGCGGAAGACGGAAACGTGGGTGAGGAAGCGTCCTGTTAGAGGCGTATGGGAGGCAGCGAAGAGTTGCGGCTGCAGCACGAGCGAGGTCGCTCCGCCGAGGAATCGTCTTCTTGTCCAGATGTCGCTCATTTGATCTCTCGTGTCTCCGAGGTGTTCGAGGCTTCATGCTAGCAGCCGCTATGAGAAGTGAATAGAGAGTGCGGTTCGTGCTTTGCACGGAAGTCCCACCCTTCACGGGAAGCAAAAACGCGATGGATGGGGCAACCTGCCATAGGCTGTATGGCTGGCGCATCTTCGGCGCCAGGAGTTGATCGCGTTCGAAGGCTGATAGTAGATTTACGATGTCCGGTTGATGCCTCCTTGTGGGTCGGGGGAGATTGAATATGCATCGCGTTACCTTGAACCTGTTGTTGCTGGGGACACTCGTCATAAGCAGTGCATTGCCGAGCCAGACTTCGAAGCATCTTCGCTCCAGTGCCGGGGCGGAGATCGCTTATGACGAGTTCGGCAATCCGCTGTCGGCGAGATGTCTCGTCCTTCTACATGGAGCGAGTGGTCCCGTTCCGTTCTACCGAGATGAGGCGAAGTTCTTTGGAGACGAAGGCTTTCGCGTACTGATGCCGCACTACTTCGAAGCGACGCGAGGGCAGTCGCCTAGTTCTGAGAACTATCAGAAGTGGGCGAGCCTTACGGCCGACTTTGTCTCTGAGTGCCGCAAGCAGGCCGCTACGAAATCCGTGTTCCTCATAGGATTTTCATTGGGCTCGTCGGTCGCCTTGGCGGCCGGATCGCAAATTGTTTCAGTGGATGCTATCGCGGACTGGTATGGGAGCCTGCCGGACGAGTTCTTCTATCAGATGAAGGGTATGCCGCCGCTTCTGATTCTTCATGGCGAGGCGGATTCGAATATCCCGCTTATGAACGCACAACAGCTAGTGAAGCTTTGTGAGTTGAAGCACCTCGAGTGCGAGCATCACTTTTATGCGGACCAGGGACATGGCTTTGGTGGCTCAGCGTTGAAAGATGCGCGCCAGAGGACGCTTGCATTCTTTGTGGGTCATGCCAGGTGAGGATAGTTCGCCCACATCTTAGAAGCGAGATGTGGGCGAAACAGGGTTGTGGCGGCTGGTCAGGCGAGAGTGATGGAGAGGGTAGTCACGTTTGCGGCGGGGAAGGTGTGCATCAGCCTTCCGGATTTAATCTCACCGATCGCGGCTGGGGCGGGTCGGACCACGCATGGCGACCTTCTTCGCATGGCAGGGGAAGATGTTGTGCGTGACGCCGCTGAGCAGAGCGTCGCGCATGGTCGATTGCTGCGAGAGGTTGTAGTGCGTGTTGAGTTCCGTGCCCTTGCCGTAGCGTGCTCCCCGCTCGTTGACGAACCTCCGGTCTAAAAATGACGCTGGGTCGCAGACCGTTCGTGCGGTTGCGCGATGCGGAAGTTGCAGAGGTTAAGTGGTGTGGCGGACCTAGCTTGGCACGCTTTCGTGTCTAAGATGAAACTGCTGGCGACGCGTCCGGACTTCTTTTCTTGCTCTTATCCCATTTTTCCCATAGAGACGAGCTACGACCTGTCACTGCGACCGACAGCGGTCAATTTTACTGCTTGCTCAAATTCCGATTTGGCGCAGACAGAGTCCCGATTCATTTTGCGACGTTAAGGGGAAAGCATGACCATCAGCAAGAAACTTTATGCTTCATTCGCAGCTGTACTCGCCTCCACCATCATCCTGACGGCTGTGGGCATGGTTCAGGTAAACAAGATCAGCGACGCTCTAACCCTCATCAACGACGTCAACGGGGTGAAAGAGCGATATGCGATCAACTTCCGCGGGAGCACTCATGATCGCTCGATCGCAGTGCGTGATGTAACACTGGTGCCCGCCGCTGAGCTGCCGGACATCATTGAACATATCAAGCACCTCGAAGATGCATACAGCAAGTCTGCGCTTCCTATGGATGACCTCTTTGCCGCAGGTACCAACGTGTCCGACGAAGAGCGGAGCCAATTGGGAAAGATCAAGGATGCGGAGCAAAAAGCTACTGCGCTTCTGTATGACGTCATCCAAAAACAGAAGGCCGGAAGCAACGCACTAGCACAAAAAGAAGTCCTGGATGAGGCACGTCCCGCGTTTGTGGCGTGGCTGGCGGCTGAAAATGGCTTCATCGATATGGAAGAGACGTCCAACAAGAAGCAAGCGATCATGGCGCGAGAGATCGGGCTAGAGTTTCAACACCTAATGCTGATGCTCGCGTTTATCGCGACGGCGGTCGGCATTGCACTTGCAATCTACATCGTAAAGGGAATCAACTCCGCTCTCAAGCAAACAGCCGTCGAGCTCCAAGAAGGGGCTGATCAGATCGCATCGGCATCATCCCAGGTCACCGAATCGAGCCAGTCGCTGGCTCAGGGAGCGTCGGAGCAGGCCGCCTCTCTTGAAGAGACCTCTGCTGCCGCGGAGCAGATCAACTCGATGGCCCACAAAAATACAGTAAACGCCACGACCATGTCGCAGTTGGTCATCGATTCCAAGGCGGAGTTCGTCAACACGAATGAACAACTTGGCGAGATGATGGCGGCGATGGATGATATCAACGTCTCCAGCGGAAAGATCTCGAAGATCATCAAGATCATCGATGAAATTGCATTTCAGACGAATATCCTGGCGCTGAATGCGGCGGTAGAAGCAGCTCGCGCCGGCGAAGCCGGAATGGGCTTCGCGGTCGTGGCCGATGAA
This Granulicella aggregans DNA region includes the following protein-coding sequences:
- a CDS encoding dienelactone hydrolase family protein, giving the protein MHRVTLNLLLLGTLVISSALPSQTSKHLRSSAGAEIAYDEFGNPLSARCLVLLHGASGPVPFYRDEAKFFGDEGFRVLMPHYFEATRGQSPSSENYQKWASLTADFVSECRKQAATKSVFLIGFSLGSSVALAAGSQIVSVDAIADWYGSLPDEFFYQMKGMPPLLILHGEADSNIPLMNAQQLVKLCELKHLECEHHFYADQGHGFGGSALKDARQRTLAFFVGHAR
- a CDS encoding methyl-accepting chemotaxis protein, which codes for MTISKKLYASFAAVLASTIILTAVGMVQVNKISDALTLINDVNGVKERYAINFRGSTHDRSIAVRDVTLVPAAELPDIIEHIKHLEDAYSKSALPMDDLFAAGTNVSDEERSQLGKIKDAEQKATALLYDVIQKQKAGSNALAQKEVLDEARPAFVAWLAAENGFIDMEETSNKKQAIMAREIGLEFQHLMLMLAFIATAVGIALAIYIVKGINSALKQTAVELQEGADQIASASSQVTESSQSLAQGASEQAASLEETSAAAEQINSMAHKNTVNATTMSQLVIDSKAEFVNTNEQLGEMMAAMDDINVSSGKISKIIKIIDEIAFQTNILALNAAVEAARAGEAGMGFAVVADEVRSLAQRSAQAAKDTALLIEDSVSKAVAGKTKLSDVATSIERISGEFTSIGTLVDEVSHGSKEQSIGIEQISRALSQMEKVTQRTAASAEETASAAEELTAQSVYMKERVNEMAGASEASS